The Streptomyces cynarae genome contains a region encoding:
- a CDS encoding HAD family hydrolase, whose amino-acid sequence MTSEPTRPGRMKYVLFDVDGTLIDAVSNQRKVWGTWAERYGLDVDEVYQVALRTRPMETFAQVAADRDPHECLATLHELEDEDVRSGVYAAFDGASELLHGLPPESWALVTSNYEHRVRGRFLRTGLPVPSVIVDAAAVEEGKPSPVPYLLAAEQLGAEPGDCLVIEDAPSGVRSGLRAGMAVWGVNTAAAVEGVHRHFVSLREAVPHILAFASAPYGNAAA is encoded by the coding sequence GTGACCAGTGAACCCACGCGGCCGGGCCGCATGAAGTACGTCCTGTTCGACGTCGACGGCACGTTGATCGACGCGGTGAGCAACCAGCGCAAGGTCTGGGGAACCTGGGCGGAGCGCTACGGGCTGGATGTGGACGAGGTCTACCAGGTGGCTCTGCGGACGCGGCCGATGGAGACGTTCGCCCAGGTCGCTGCGGACCGGGATCCGCACGAGTGCCTGGCCACGCTGCACGAACTGGAGGACGAAGACGTCCGATCCGGCGTCTACGCGGCCTTCGACGGCGCGTCGGAGCTGCTGCACGGCCTGCCACCGGAGTCCTGGGCGCTGGTGACCTCGAACTACGAGCACCGGGTGCGCGGCCGATTCCTGCGGACGGGTTTGCCGGTGCCGAGCGTGATCGTGGACGCGGCGGCTGTCGAGGAGGGCAAGCCCTCCCCCGTCCCCTATCTGCTGGCGGCTGAGCAGCTCGGAGCCGAGCCGGGAGACTGCCTGGTCATCGAGGACGCCCCGTCCGGAGTGCGGTCCGGGCTGCGCGCAGGGATGGCGGTGTGGGGGGTGAACACCGCCGCCGCGGTTGAGGGCGTGCATCGCCATTTCGTCAGTCTGCGCGAGGCAGTTCCTCACATCCTGGCCTTCGCGTCCGCCCCTTACGGGAATGCCGCGGCCTGA